The genomic interval TGGAGATGTTTGCTATTCGTAATGGATTTTCTTGGTTAGGGTCTTTTTTTGTATCCGAATACAAATAGAATTCACTTCCCACAGAACCTTGCCAAAATTTTCCGAGTTCGTGAAACCGGTAGGATCTTTGTAAAAGAAATTCTGATCCTTCCCCATATCCTTGTGTGAATCTAGTTTCACCGTAGTACGTTCGTTTTGTGGTTTCGCGATTTTCAATCAATGGTTTTAAAGATTTACCTTGTATCATACTCGGAGTGGCGAATCCAAGATAATCCAAAATCGTTGGGAACAAATCAATCGATCTTGTCATTTCTTTGATGGATAGTTTTCCCGACTTACCTGGGAGTTTGATGAGTAACGGAACATGGATATTTTCCAAAAACAAATCCTGTCCATGTCCGTAATATGTATTGGTTCCTGTAAAAGGAGAAATGGCATGGCCCGCAAACATCACCTCACCATGGTCAGCTGTAATGAGGATGAGAGTATTCTCCCAAAGATTTTTGTTTTTTAGTTCTTCAAAAACTTTTCCAAGCTCCTCATCGACAAAAGCAACTTCTCCAAGATAATTTGTTTTCTTTTCATCCAAAACTTCGTTCGTTTTGATTCGATCCGTAAATCCAGGTGGCGGTGTGTAAGGTTTGTGTGGGTCGTTATAATTTAAAAACAGAAAGAATGGTTTTTTCTCTAACGAAATTTCTTCCAATACTTCAAAAGTTTTTTTAGTAATTTTTTTTGTGTCTTCGCTATAATTGGAAAAATCGAATAATCGATCAAAACCAACGTCCACTCCTAACCCAAATTTATCCGTTAAAAACGGATTGTTCCCAACCATATAAGTAACAAAAGATTGGTCTTTTAAAAATTTGGGAAGTGGCCTCTTTTCACTCCTGTAAAAAGCTTCGGCCTCTGACTTTGGTGTAGGATAGTCCCAAAAATTAACAGGATTGGCCGATGCATATTTACCTGTAAAAAATACAAGTGTGGATGGTCTTGTCCATGCAGCATTGACTAAATGATACTGAAAGGAAATCGCATTTTTTTGAAACAATTCTAAGTTAGGTGTCACCCCATATTTGCCGATGATATCCCCACGAAGGGAATCAATCACAATCCAAAGAACATTGGGACGGGGTTGTAAGGCAAATGAATCAGATCCAGAACCAACCTCCGAATCTGTTTTTTTACAAACTAATACAAAAAGAAATAAAA from Leptospira congkakensis carries:
- a CDS encoding sulfatase, which gives rise to MKSKFFFLKLKFLFFSILFLFVLVCKKTDSEVGSGSDSFALQPRPNVLWIVIDSLRGDIIGKYGVTPNLELFQKNAISFQYHLVNAAWTRPSTLVFFTGKYASANPVNFWDYPTPKSEAEAFYRSEKRPLPKFLKDQSFVTYMVGNNPFLTDKFGLGVDVGFDRLFDFSNYSEDTKKITKKTFEVLEEISLEKKPFFLFLNYNDPHKPYTPPPGFTDRIKTNEVLDEKKTNYLGEVAFVDEELGKVFEELKNKNLWENTLILITADHGEVMFAGHAISPFTGTNTYYGHGQDLFLENIHVPLLIKLPGKSGKLSIKEMTRSIDLFPTILDYLGFATPSMIQGKSLKPLIENRETTKRTYYGETRFTQGYGEGSEFLLQRSYRFHELGKFWQGSVGSEFYLYSDTKKDPNQENPLRIANISTIQDMKLKPDLEKKILRFWKQIRSMEPKLPLYHLSIQPESKDTEIQIRVPSGTIRMATYPKDVFLEEHGKLIQIQTKRLEPFEISFEVYPDVSFPEFTVWFSKKQIPKSEIFTGYFGLSMASCNTNCDLLYESGAKRPMFIPKAKVYFWKEGGQKKSYSSKQELGTDALEILKKQGYVQ